One window from the genome of Pseudonocardia hierapolitana encodes:
- a CDS encoding DUF5995 family protein, protein MLVAIESGAAESGDPDRPGVVEAVARLQERADAGVRGHGAGPVGRLLTAVAVCDEAPAQDTEFRAVLVAELARRYLRAVRAHARGSGTPRVWHVLLGRWEGGSGDPARTTLAGAHALVCFDLPPAVVSACTLLGRGPGPVEQAVVQAVTAQIARLANEAAASDSRSDDDASGLALLLSRSECWRQAEHLWTLRGRPSEAEKERAAMDWRAALVARALLGSP, encoded by the coding sequence GTGTTGGTGGCGATCGAGTCGGGGGCGGCCGAGTCGGGGGACCCGGACCGCCCGGGCGTCGTCGAGGCCGTGGCGCGGCTGCAGGAACGCGCCGACGCCGGTGTGCGCGGCCACGGGGCCGGCCCGGTGGGCAGGCTCCTGACCGCCGTCGCGGTCTGCGACGAGGCGCCCGCGCAGGACACCGAGTTCCGGGCCGTCCTCGTGGCGGAGCTGGCGCGGCGCTACCTGCGGGCCGTCCGCGCACATGCCAGGGGGAGCGGGACGCCACGGGTGTGGCACGTCCTGCTGGGCCGGTGGGAGGGCGGGTCGGGTGATCCGGCGCGCACCACGCTCGCGGGCGCCCACGCGCTCGTCTGCTTCGACCTCCCACCGGCCGTCGTAAGCGCCTGCACGCTGCTCGGCCGCGGTCCCGGGCCCGTCGAGCAGGCGGTGGTGCAGGCGGTGACCGCACAGATCGCGCGGCTCGCCAACGAGGCGGCTGCCTCCGACTCCCGTTCCGACGACGACGCCAGCGGCCTCGCCCTGCTGCTGTCGCGAAGCGAGTGCTGGCGCCAGGCCGAGCACCTGTGGACGCTGCGCGGCCGCCCGTCGGAGGCGGAGAAGGAACGTGCGGCGATGGACTGGCGCGCCGCGCTCGTGGCGCGGGCCCTGCTGGGAAGTCCCTGA
- a CDS encoding ABC-F family ATP-binding cassette domain-containing protein: protein MGHIEAMAVEHRLPDGRTLFSDVSFRVGDGAKVALVGPNGAGKTTLLRMVAGELTPTSGSIARSGGLGVMRQFIGSISDESSLTDLALSLAPQAIRAAGERLRAAERALDERERSQLRYAEALAAWGEAGGYGAEVEFDTAAVAALGLPWDRVRDRPVATLSGGEQKRFALELLLRGPDEVLLLDEPDNFLDVPGKRWLEERLAESPKSVLYVSHDRELLARTAERVVTVEAGSAQTHFRGATAAAKQGGASPGTAWVHPGGFASWHAARVARHDRLDELRRRWDEERAKLERLVVYYKAKAAYNDGMSSRLQAARTRLARFLEAGPPPEKPRDQNVRMRLRGARTGKRAVVCEQLELDGLTYPFDLEVWFGDRVAVLGGNGTGKSHFLRLLARGGTDPEPGTVPASGLALAPVAHEGVARLGARVRPGHFSQTHDRPELAACTPIDVLVGGDADRPGMTRGDAMKALARYELAGQAEQRFETLSGGQQARVLVLLLELSGATLLLLDEPTDNLDLASAEALEQALAVFEGTVLAVTHDRWFTRGFDRFLLFTGDGEVRETPEPVWEPLQRAAAPAP from the coding sequence GTGGGTCACATCGAGGCGATGGCCGTCGAGCACCGGTTGCCCGACGGGCGCACGCTCTTCTCCGACGTCTCCTTCCGCGTGGGGGACGGGGCGAAGGTCGCGCTCGTCGGGCCGAACGGCGCCGGCAAGACCACCCTGCTGCGGATGGTCGCGGGTGAGCTGACCCCCACATCCGGCAGCATCGCCCGCAGCGGCGGGCTCGGCGTCATGCGCCAGTTCATCGGCTCGATCAGCGACGAGAGCAGCCTCACCGACCTCGCGCTGTCGCTGGCCCCGCAGGCGATCCGCGCCGCCGGTGAGCGGCTGCGCGCCGCCGAGCGCGCCCTGGACGAGCGCGAACGCTCCCAGCTGCGTTACGCCGAGGCGCTCGCCGCATGGGGCGAGGCCGGCGGGTACGGCGCCGAGGTGGAGTTCGACACGGCGGCCGTCGCGGCGCTCGGCCTGCCGTGGGACCGGGTGCGCGACCGGCCCGTCGCCACGCTGTCGGGCGGCGAGCAGAAGCGGTTCGCCCTCGAGCTCCTGCTGCGCGGCCCGGACGAGGTCCTGCTGCTCGACGAGCCGGACAACTTCCTCGACGTGCCCGGCAAGCGCTGGCTGGAGGAGCGCCTCGCCGAGTCGCCCAAGAGCGTGCTGTACGTGAGCCACGACCGCGAGCTCCTGGCCCGCACCGCGGAGCGGGTGGTCACGGTGGAGGCGGGTTCGGCCCAAACGCACTTCCGGGGAGCCACCGCCGCAGCGAAGCAAGGTGGGGCCTCGCCGGGGACAGCATGGGTGCACCCGGGCGGGTTCGCCTCGTGGCACGCGGCCCGCGTCGCCCGCCACGACCGGCTCGACGAGCTGCGCCGCCGCTGGGACGAGGAGCGGGCCAAGCTGGAGCGGCTCGTCGTGTACTACAAGGCCAAGGCGGCCTACAACGACGGCATGTCCTCCCGGCTGCAGGCCGCGCGCACCCGGCTCGCCAGGTTCCTCGAGGCGGGTCCACCGCCGGAGAAACCGCGCGACCAGAACGTGCGGATGCGGCTGCGCGGGGCCCGCACCGGCAAGCGCGCCGTGGTGTGCGAGCAGCTCGAGCTCGACGGGCTGACGTACCCGTTCGACCTCGAGGTCTGGTTCGGCGACCGGGTGGCGGTGCTGGGCGGCAACGGCACGGGCAAGTCGCACTTCCTGCGCCTGCTCGCCCGCGGGGGCACGGACCCGGAACCGGGGACCGTTCCGGCCAGCGGGCTCGCGCTCGCGCCGGTGGCGCACGAGGGCGTGGCCCGGCTCGGGGCCCGGGTGCGTCCCGGGCACTTCTCCCAGACCCACGACCGCCCCGAGCTCGCCGCGTGCACCCCGATCGACGTCCTCGTCGGCGGCGACGCCGACCGCCCGGGCATGACCCGCGGCGACGCGATGAAGGCGCTCGCCCGCTACGAGCTCGCCGGCCAGGCCGAGCAGCGGTTCGAGACCCTCTCCGGGGGCCAGCAGGCGCGGGTCCTCGTGCTGCTGCTGGAGCTGTCGGGGGCCACCCTGCTGCTGCTCGACGAGCCCACCGACAACCTCGACCTCGCCTCGGCCGAGGCGCTCGAACAGGCGCTCGCCGTGTTCGAGGGCACCGTGCTGGCGGTCACCCACGACCGCTGGTTCACCCGCGGATTCGACCGCTTCCTGCTGTTCACGGGCGACGGTGAGGTCCGGGAGACGCCGGAACCGGTGTGGGAGCCGCTGCAGCGCGCCGCGGCTCCCGCACCGTAG
- a CDS encoding helix-turn-helix transcriptional regulator: MTERWPQRPLVGREEDLGELLAALEAVRQGRMATVFLSGDAGIGKTRLVQELVVRAEHAGATVLLGAATDIAESPPFWPVASALRALLRSPRGEDVRRLLAPWSDQLDELLVLRSAVPAPLARVQTLELLHRVVLRLALESVLVLVVEDVQWADRSTLDLIAYLVANLADERLLLVGTYRAEPGAEVSAPTAAARTVIRELARHRQVRSVELPPLRRDAVAELVAAAEPGRPDLVELVWMRSAGNAFIAEETLRAAVDGDPTALPTTLRELVLSRLGRLSAPALRTVRAVALADGPLPHRLLEAVLGGEPWLLDALREGVDAGVVVVDAAADGYRLRHGLLTDVVVGELLPGERMDLHRRYATALETAWARELPGVDARLAHHWHGAGDRERAAVAAVAAAAAADRVRGYAEAHRHWLHAARLAGELATPPVPRVGCLERAAEAAHLAGDADQAVALLAERLDLLEPPDDPGAHDLEAALLHARTGQYLVAAGRGAEAAEAFGRATAALPADGAERERAEVLGGHASALWTAGDYAAAHETAGRALALARRIGLAVQQARALAMLGFGLAYLQDPVAGEAALRESIAVAERAGEPLEIARAHRSLAELLSGPLNELDRGIAIARAGAARARELGLARSAGAGMLAVAANGLFRIGRWDEADETIAEAWELAPAGAEALELRLARARLHTGRGRFDAAEDDLEAVDALSAATVGPRYRLPLLTLWAGLAMWRERPDRALDHVAAGLDVVEQGSDDVWLVAPLVWHGARARAECTRLGMQRTDDGTDARLRRHAADLARIAASSVPAVRELVLGFVEMCTAEDGRAAGRSDPQAWERVAETWRASLQPYPATYAHLRRAEALLATRANSAEATDSLRRAAQTARELGAIPLLAEIADLADRARVRIDPPQPVPEPARPALPDDELAALTARELEVLTELACGRTNREIAQRLFISEKTVGVHVSRIYAKLDVHSRVQASAVLLRARPQLH; the protein is encoded by the coding sequence GTGACCGAGCGATGGCCCCAGCGCCCCTTGGTCGGCCGGGAGGAGGACCTCGGCGAGCTGCTGGCCGCGCTGGAAGCGGTGCGGCAGGGCCGGATGGCCACCGTCTTCCTCAGCGGAGACGCCGGGATCGGCAAGACCCGCCTCGTCCAGGAGCTCGTCGTCCGGGCGGAGCACGCCGGGGCGACCGTGCTCCTCGGCGCCGCCACCGACATCGCGGAGAGCCCGCCGTTCTGGCCAGTGGCCTCGGCGCTGCGCGCGCTGCTGCGGTCACCGCGGGGCGAGGACGTGCGCCGGCTGCTCGCCCCGTGGTCGGACCAACTGGACGAGCTGCTCGTGCTGCGCTCGGCGGTGCCCGCCCCGCTGGCGCGGGTGCAGACCCTGGAACTGCTGCATCGCGTCGTCCTGCGGCTGGCGCTCGAGTCGGTCCTGGTGCTCGTCGTCGAGGACGTGCAGTGGGCGGACCGCTCCACCCTCGACCTCATCGCCTACCTCGTGGCGAATCTCGCCGACGAGCGGCTGCTGCTCGTGGGGACCTACCGCGCGGAGCCGGGCGCGGAGGTCTCGGCACCCACCGCCGCCGCCCGCACGGTGATCCGCGAGCTCGCGCGGCACCGGCAGGTGCGCAGCGTCGAGCTGCCGCCGTTGCGCCGTGACGCCGTGGCCGAGCTGGTCGCCGCCGCGGAGCCCGGCCGCCCCGATCTCGTCGAGCTGGTGTGGATGCGATCGGCGGGTAACGCGTTCATCGCCGAGGAGACGCTGCGCGCCGCGGTCGACGGCGACCCCACCGCGCTGCCCACCACGCTGCGCGAGCTCGTGCTCTCGCGCCTCGGGCGGCTGTCCGCGCCTGCGTTGCGGACGGTGCGCGCGGTGGCGCTGGCCGACGGGCCGCTGCCGCACCGGCTGCTCGAGGCCGTGCTGGGTGGTGAACCGTGGCTGCTCGACGCCCTCCGCGAGGGGGTGGACGCCGGAGTTGTGGTCGTGGACGCCGCGGCCGACGGCTACCGGCTGCGGCACGGCCTGCTCACCGACGTGGTGGTGGGCGAGCTCCTGCCGGGGGAGCGGATGGACCTGCACCGCCGCTACGCCACCGCCCTGGAGACCGCATGGGCCCGCGAGCTGCCCGGCGTCGACGCCCGCCTGGCGCACCACTGGCACGGGGCGGGCGACCGGGAACGCGCCGCCGTCGCCGCGGTGGCGGCGGCCGCGGCGGCCGACCGGGTGCGCGGCTACGCGGAGGCGCACCGGCACTGGCTGCACGCCGCCCGGCTCGCCGGCGAGCTGGCCACCCCGCCCGTCCCACGGGTGGGCTGCCTGGAGCGCGCCGCCGAGGCCGCGCACCTGGCCGGGGACGCCGACCAGGCCGTCGCGCTGCTGGCCGAACGGCTCGACCTCCTCGAACCACCCGACGACCCGGGCGCCCACGACCTCGAGGCCGCCCTGCTCCACGCCCGCACGGGGCAGTACCTCGTGGCGGCGGGGCGCGGTGCGGAGGCCGCGGAGGCGTTCGGCCGGGCGACGGCCGCGCTCCCCGCGGATGGCGCTGAGCGGGAGCGGGCCGAGGTGCTCGGCGGCCACGCGTCGGCGCTGTGGACGGCGGGCGACTACGCCGCGGCACACGAGACCGCGGGGCGCGCCCTCGCACTCGCCCGCCGGATCGGCCTCGCCGTGCAGCAGGCGCGGGCGCTCGCGATGCTCGGCTTCGGCCTGGCCTACCTGCAGGATCCGGTGGCGGGCGAGGCGGCGCTGCGGGAGTCGATCGCGGTTGCCGAGCGGGCGGGCGAGCCCCTGGAGATCGCACGGGCCCACCGCAGCCTCGCCGAGCTGCTGTCCGGTCCGCTGAACGAGCTGGACCGGGGCATCGCGATCGCCAGGGCCGGCGCCGCCCGGGCCCGGGAGCTGGGGCTCGCGCGCAGCGCGGGAGCGGGCATGCTCGCCGTGGCCGCCAACGGCCTGTTCCGCATCGGGCGCTGGGACGAGGCCGACGAGACGATCGCCGAGGCCTGGGAGCTCGCCCCGGCCGGCGCCGAGGCGCTCGAGCTGCGCCTGGCGCGGGCCCGCCTGCACACCGGGCGCGGCCGTTTCGACGCGGCCGAGGACGACCTCGAGGCGGTGGACGCGCTGTCGGCCGCCACCGTGGGGCCGCGGTACCGGCTCCCGCTGCTGACGTTGTGGGCCGGGCTCGCGATGTGGAGGGAGCGACCCGACCGCGCGCTCGACCACGTCGCCGCCGGGCTCGACGTCGTGGAGCAGGGCTCCGACGACGTCTGGCTGGTGGCGCCGCTGGTCTGGCACGGTGCCCGCGCCCGTGCGGAGTGCACCCGGCTCGGGATGCAGCGGACCGACGACGGCACGGACGCCCGGCTGCGCCGGCACGCCGCCGACCTCGCGCGGATCGCGGCGTCGTCCGTGCCCGCGGTGCGCGAGCTCGTGCTCGGGTTCGTGGAGATGTGCACCGCCGAGGACGGGCGCGCCGCGGGGCGCTCCGACCCGCAGGCGTGGGAACGCGTGGCGGAGACCTGGCGGGCGAGCCTTCAGCCCTACCCGGCGACCTACGCCCACCTGCGGCGGGCGGAGGCACTGCTCGCCACGCGGGCGAACTCGGCCGAGGCGACCGACTCGCTGCGTCGCGCCGCGCAGACCGCGCGCGAGCTCGGCGCCATCCCGCTCCTCGCCGAGATCGCGGACCTGGCGGACCGGGCGCGGGTGCGCATCGACCCGCCGCAACCCGTGCCCGAACCGGCCCGGCCGGCCCTACCCGACGACGAGCTCGCCGCCCTCACCGCCCGCGAGCTGGAGGTGCTCACCGAGCTGGCCTGCGGCCGCACCAACCGGGAGATCGCGCAGCGGTTGTTCATCAGCGAGAAGACCGTCGGGGTCCACGTCAGCCGCATCTACGCGAAGCTCGACGTGCACAGCCGGGTGCAGGCCAGCGCCGTGCTGCTGCGCGCACGTCCACAGCTGCACTAG
- a CDS encoding RNA polymerase sigma factor: MTPPMTVPSTTAATGNEQLLRSAGGGDERAWAEIVERYRGLVSAVVRSYRLQDADAHDAEQRTWLRLVEHRDSLRDPERLGGWLATTASRECLRMLRESRAVVTDELDAVPDPNRAVEDRVVDADTVSRLWGIVAALPPRGRTIMMELFAEEPRPYAEVARATGIPIGSLGPSRARLVERVRRSFDSGVVVGV, translated from the coding sequence ATGACCCCGCCGATGACCGTTCCGTCCACCACCGCCGCCACCGGCAACGAGCAGTTGTTGCGGTCGGCGGGCGGCGGTGACGAGCGGGCCTGGGCCGAGATCGTCGAGCGCTACCGGGGTCTGGTGAGCGCGGTGGTCCGCTCCTACCGGCTGCAGGACGCCGACGCGCACGACGCCGAGCAGCGCACGTGGCTGCGGCTGGTGGAGCACCGGGACTCGCTGCGCGACCCGGAGAGGCTGGGCGGCTGGCTGGCCACGACGGCGTCGCGGGAGTGCCTGCGGATGCTGCGGGAGAGCCGTGCGGTCGTCACCGACGAGCTGGACGCGGTGCCGGACCCGAACCGCGCCGTGGAGGACCGCGTGGTGGACGCCGACACCGTGTCCCGGCTCTGGGGGATCGTCGCGGCGCTCCCGCCGCGCGGGCGCACGATCATGATGGAGCTCTTCGCCGAGGAGCCGCGCCCCTACGCCGAGGTCGCCCGAGCCACCGGCATCCCGATCGGGAGCCTCGGCCCCAGCCGCGCCCGCCTCGTCGAGCGCGTACGCCGCTCGTTCGACTCCGGCGTCGTCGTGGGTGTCTAG
- a CDS encoding ABC transporter ATP-binding protein — protein sequence MTVLPIATPARTRGALGDLVRPHRVLLAGTVVTLVAASVAMLVVPPLLGRIVDAVIARGATGLVDGLALGILAALVARAVFSALGSVLVARLGEQVLATLRERVVRRALDVPLADVERAGTGDLLQRVGGDISVISEGIRRAIPTVVISLLDVGLTLVGLTVLDWRLALAGLTPLPIWILISRWYVRASGPLYAAERRAEGERTQSLLAGVGGAATVRAFRRRGAQLARIDRHSRAAVDAAMRASDAERRFGLAMNGAELLGVLAILVTGFWLVRADTVTVGAATAAALYFLRLFDPIGIMLYLLDEAQSAGAALARLVGVADMPAPPAPRQPRTPAHAGVRLTGIRHAYDSGPEVLHGVDLDVAPGERVAVVGASGAGKTTLGAVLAGVHRPIAGTVEIGDVPLGDIADVRRHVALVTQEVHVFAGTVADNLRMARPDATDDELAAALRTVEAPMRLTDVVGDGGDELSATRAQQLALARLVLADPAVAVLDEATAEAGSAGARTLERAAAAALAGRTAVVIAHRLTQAATADRVVVLDKGRIVESGPHDELVAAGGSYAALWAAWAAPRTTP from the coding sequence GTGACCGTGCTCCCCATCGCGACACCCGCCCGCACCCGAGGCGCACTCGGTGACCTCGTCAGGCCCCACCGCGTGCTGCTGGCCGGCACCGTCGTCACGCTGGTCGCGGCCTCGGTGGCGATGCTGGTCGTGCCGCCGCTGCTCGGCCGGATCGTCGACGCCGTGATCGCCCGCGGCGCGACGGGCCTGGTCGACGGCCTCGCGCTCGGCATCCTCGCCGCACTCGTCGCGCGCGCGGTGTTCTCGGCGCTCGGCTCGGTCCTGGTGGCGCGCCTGGGCGAACAGGTGCTCGCCACGCTGCGCGAGCGCGTCGTGCGCCGCGCGCTCGACGTTCCGCTGGCCGACGTCGAGCGGGCCGGCACCGGCGACCTGCTGCAACGCGTCGGCGGGGACATCTCGGTGATCTCCGAGGGCATCCGCAGGGCGATCCCCACGGTCGTGATCTCGCTGCTCGACGTGGGCCTCACACTCGTCGGACTCACCGTGCTCGACTGGCGCCTCGCGCTCGCCGGGCTCACGCCGCTGCCGATCTGGATCCTGATCTCGCGCTGGTACGTGCGCGCGTCGGGGCCGCTCTACGCGGCGGAGCGGCGGGCCGAGGGCGAACGCACCCAGTCGCTGCTGGCAGGCGTCGGCGGCGCGGCCACCGTGCGCGCCTTCCGGCGCCGCGGGGCCCAGCTCGCCCGCATCGACCGGCACTCCCGCGCCGCCGTCGACGCGGCCATGCGCGCGTCCGACGCCGAGCGGCGGTTCGGCCTCGCCATGAACGGAGCCGAGCTGCTCGGCGTGCTCGCCATCCTCGTCACCGGCTTCTGGCTGGTCCGGGCCGACACCGTCACCGTCGGCGCCGCCACGGCCGCCGCCCTGTACTTCCTGCGGCTGTTCGACCCCATCGGGATCATGCTCTACCTGCTCGACGAGGCGCAGTCGGCGGGCGCGGCGCTGGCCCGGCTGGTCGGCGTCGCCGACATGCCGGCCCCGCCCGCCCCACGGCAGCCGCGCACCCCCGCGCACGCAGGGGTGCGGCTCACCGGCATCCGGCACGCCTACGACAGCGGCCCCGAGGTGCTGCACGGTGTGGACCTCGACGTCGCGCCCGGGGAGCGGGTGGCCGTGGTCGGCGCGAGCGGTGCCGGCAAGACCACGCTCGGCGCGGTCCTCGCCGGAGTGCACAGGCCCATCGCGGGCACCGTCGAGATCGGCGACGTGCCGCTCGGGGACATCGCGGACGTGCGCCGGCACGTCGCCCTCGTCACGCAGGAGGTGCACGTGTTCGCCGGCACGGTGGCCGACAACCTGCGCATGGCCCGCCCGGACGCGACCGACGACGAGCTGGCGGCTGCGCTGAGGACCGTCGAGGCGCCGATGCGGCTCACCGACGTGGTGGGCGACGGCGGCGACGAGCTCTCCGCGACCCGGGCCCAGCAGCTCGCGCTGGCCCGGCTGGTGCTCGCCGACCCGGCCGTCGCCGTGCTCGACGAGGCCACGGCCGAGGCCGGGAGTGCGGGCGCCCGCACGCTCGAACGGGCCGCCGCGGCCGCGCTGGCCGGGCGCACGGCCGTGGTGATCGCCCACCGCCTCACGCAGGCCGCCACGGCCGACCGCGTGGTCGTGCTGGACAAGGGCCGCATCGTCGAGTCCGGCCCGCACGACGAGCTCGTCGCCGCGGGCGGCAGCTACGCCGCGCTCTGGGCCGCCTGGGCCGCCCCCCGCACCACCCCGTGA
- a CDS encoding DUF5995 family protein — MGEIAHEPASTGSTQRLAELAGDSPPTSIPEVVKRLAEIRDYAASTSLLGENDGIAAFTKLYHIITRRVGDMVDSGEFKSSPFLVRLDIEFAERFFQALRRYAADIHTTPGVWRVLFDNRSDPKVPPVNFAVLGVNAHINYDLAHALIAAWRHVEPDGDAPDSEQYHDYRLINRVFEIEMDGLREELDSIFSAGPDGAPWDVGANWLADLVVTFTRDLAWDEARRVWQAGASPEACRASERRLDAMATFLGEGVLRLPLPF; from the coding sequence ATGGGAGAGATCGCCCACGAGCCGGCGTCGACGGGGAGCACGCAGCGCCTGGCCGAGCTGGCCGGTGACTCGCCGCCGACGTCGATCCCCGAGGTGGTCAAGCGGCTCGCGGAGATCCGGGACTACGCGGCGAGCACCTCGCTGCTCGGCGAGAACGACGGCATCGCCGCCTTCACGAAGCTCTACCACATCATCACGCGCCGGGTCGGCGACATGGTCGACAGCGGCGAGTTCAAGTCCTCGCCGTTCCTCGTGCGGCTCGACATCGAGTTCGCCGAACGGTTCTTCCAGGCGCTGCGCCGCTACGCCGCCGACATCCACACCACACCCGGGGTGTGGCGGGTGCTGTTCGACAACCGCAGCGACCCGAAGGTGCCCCCGGTGAACTTCGCGGTGCTCGGCGTCAACGCCCACATCAACTACGACCTCGCGCACGCGCTCATCGCGGCCTGGCGGCACGTGGAGCCGGACGGCGACGCCCCGGACAGCGAGCAGTACCACGACTACCGCCTCATCAACAGGGTGTTCGAGATCGAGATGGACGGGCTGCGCGAGGAGCTGGACTCGATATTCTCGGCAGGCCCGGACGGCGCCCCGTGGGACGTCGGGGCCAACTGGCTCGCCGACCTCGTCGTCACGTTCACCCGCGATCTCGCCTGGGACGAGGCGAGGCGGGTGTGGCAGGCGGGCGCCTCCCCGGAGGCCTGCAGGGCGTCCGAGCGCAGGCTCGACGCCATGGCGACGTTCCTGGGAGAAGGCGTGCTCCGGCTGCCGCTCCCGTTCTGA
- a CDS encoding ABC transporter transmembrane domain-containing protein: MERATAGDVLRRGAGARPRELAAAALLVSLHQLAEAAVPVTVGWVIDLAVVSRDSGALLRWLVVVGVVFVVLASSAFVGYWLGAYTERMAAHRVRMDMATRVLHPAGGAPGRSGELVSTAGSDADRAGEVCRVVWGGIATLAALVGGAVVLLDASVVLGLVVLGGVPLVLLSSRLLARPLVGRAEAEQESLAAATAVATDVITGLRVIKGIGAEHAAAESYRTASRAALRARLAAADLTGGYLGATNVITGLFLVVVAWVGGRLALEGSISIGELVAGVGLAQFLIGPLERLTELGPILARARGSARRVAAVLAAPPAVTDGTGTLPSRPEGALRVRLDGLAVDVAPGEHVGVVALQAADAAALLDALARDADAPVRLDGTDLRDVELDEARRAVLVARHEATLFEGTVADNTGRDPAALAAAAADEVVETLPEGLDSDVGERGRTLSGGQRQRIGLARALAEHPPVLVLHDPTTAVDAATEHRIAMGVSTLRAGRTTVVVASSPALLARCDRVLLVDRGAVVASGSHAELVADARYRQAVLA; encoded by the coding sequence TCGATCTCGCGGTCGTGAGCCGCGATTCCGGCGCGCTGCTGCGGTGGCTCGTGGTCGTCGGGGTGGTCTTCGTTGTGCTCGCCTCGAGCGCGTTCGTGGGCTACTGGCTGGGCGCGTACACCGAGCGGATGGCGGCCCACCGCGTCCGGATGGACATGGCCACGAGGGTGCTGCACCCGGCGGGCGGGGCTCCGGGACGATCCGGGGAGCTGGTCAGCACCGCCGGGTCCGACGCCGACCGCGCGGGCGAGGTGTGCCGGGTGGTCTGGGGCGGCATCGCCACGCTCGCCGCGCTCGTGGGCGGGGCGGTCGTGCTGCTCGACGCGTCCGTCGTGCTGGGGCTCGTGGTGCTCGGCGGGGTGCCGCTGGTGCTGCTGTCCTCGCGCCTGCTGGCCCGGCCGCTCGTGGGACGCGCCGAGGCCGAGCAGGAGTCGCTCGCCGCGGCCACCGCGGTGGCCACCGACGTGATCACGGGTCTGCGCGTGATCAAGGGGATCGGCGCGGAGCACGCCGCGGCCGAGTCGTACCGCACGGCGAGCCGCGCCGCGCTGCGCGCCCGGCTCGCCGCCGCCGACCTGACCGGCGGCTACCTCGGGGCCACCAACGTGATCACCGGGCTCTTCCTCGTGGTCGTGGCATGGGTCGGCGGCCGACTCGCGCTGGAGGGCAGCATCAGCATCGGTGAGCTCGTGGCCGGGGTCGGGCTGGCGCAGTTCCTGATCGGGCCGCTCGAACGGCTCACCGAGCTGGGCCCGATCCTCGCGCGCGCCCGCGGCTCGGCCCGCCGCGTGGCCGCGGTGCTGGCCGCACCGCCCGCCGTCACGGACGGCACGGGCACGCTTCCCAGCCGGCCGGAGGGCGCGCTGCGCGTCCGGCTGGACGGCCTCGCCGTCGACGTCGCGCCGGGCGAGCACGTCGGCGTCGTCGCGCTGCAGGCGGCCGACGCGGCCGCGCTGCTCGACGCGCTCGCCCGCGACGCCGATGCACCCGTGCGGCTGGACGGCACCGACCTGCGGGACGTCGAGCTCGACGAGGCCCGCCGGGCCGTGCTCGTCGCCCGGCACGAGGCCACGCTGTTCGAGGGCACGGTGGCCGACAACACCGGGCGCGACCCCGCGGCGCTGGCCGCCGCGGCCGCCGACGAGGTGGTGGAGACGCTGCCGGAGGGGCTCGACAGCGACGTGGGCGAGCGCGGGCGCACGCTGTCGGGCGGGCAACGCCAGCGCATCGGGCTGGCCAGGGCGCTCGCCGAACACCCGCCCGTGCTCGTGCTGCACGACCCCACCACCGCCGTCGACGCCGCCACGGAGCACCGCATCGCCATGGGCGTGTCCACCCTGCGGGCCGGGCGCACCACGGTGGTCGTGGCGTCCAGCCCCGCGCTGCTCGCCCGCTGCGACCGCGTGCTGCTGGTGGACCGCGGCGCCGTCGTCGCGTCCGGCTCGCACGCCGAGCTCGTGGCCGACGCGCGCTACCGGCAGGCGGTGCTCGCGTGA